The Thermodesulfobacteriota bacterium genome contains the following window.
ATCCAGGCGGCGCCCGGCAGCCAGGTGCGGGCCGTCTACAGCGGCCGGGTGGTGTACGCCGATTCCCTCAAGGGCTATGGCCTCCTTCTCATCGTCGACCACGGCCAGCAGTTCTACAGCCTGATCTCCCGGGCCGCCCGGCTCACCAGAAAGGTGGGGGACGAGGTCAAGACCGGCGAGGTGGTGGGCTTTCTGGCCGACGATCCGGAGCTGGCCGCCGAAGGCCTGCATTTCGAGATCCGCCAGGGGGTGACCCCCGAAGACCCCATGCGCTGGCTCAATCACGCCCGCCTGACGGTCAAGGGGGTCAAGCGGGCCGATTCCCGCTGACCAGGCGCCATCAGCGGATGGCAGGCCGTTTTTCCTTTTGTCTTTTGGCCGGTTGTCTGGTAATCCTAGTCAATGATGCTGGCTGTCTGTCGCACCCTGCCTGACCGGCC
Protein-coding sequences here:
- a CDS encoding peptidoglycan DD-metalloendopeptidase family protein — protein: AAEEEARRRAAAEDGRRQREQTAAQAPPAPVKGSSGFAAQRGRLEPPVAGTVITEYGRHQEGRYGISTVQNGIDIQAAPGSQVRAVYSGRVVYADSLKGYGLLLIVDHGQQFYSLISRAARLTRKVGDEVKTGEVVGFLADDPELAAEGLHFEIRQGVTPEDPMRWLNHARLTVKGVKRADSR